A window from Bacteroidales bacterium encodes these proteins:
- a CDS encoding DUF2764 family protein, whose product MAQNYYHCFVAGLPDILLDETEVNFSMHDFKNTLEEELYPEDYELAQLLFLPYDNQNLLLFLQEKYDQFSELGNYTVSDFESELTEGGDLFSLPDYMYEFVEQYREDRNSRTLKQWENHLTRMFYDYVFSFRDQFLTDWFTFEMNVTNVLIGLNCREFDKDPEEELIGDNFVTEAVNKSSAKDFGLAPILDYVGQVIGIAEKDNLLAREKSLDQFRWDQLDEFTRFHYFSLEVILAYTIKLQMVYRWMELDEQTGRELFKQLIEELKESFEFSKEFMINE is encoded by the coding sequence ATGGCTCAAAATTATTATCACTGCTTTGTTGCAGGCTTACCTGATATTTTGCTTGACGAGACGGAAGTGAATTTTTCAATGCATGATTTTAAAAATACATTGGAAGAGGAGCTTTATCCGGAGGATTATGAACTGGCTCAATTGCTATTCCTTCCTTATGACAACCAGAATTTGCTGTTGTTCCTGCAGGAAAAATACGATCAGTTCAGTGAGCTGGGCAATTACACCGTTTCGGATTTTGAAAGTGAATTGACTGAGGGAGGGGATCTTTTTTCCCTGCCCGATTATATGTATGAGTTTGTAGAACAATATAGGGAAGACCGTAACAGCAGGACTTTAAAACAATGGGAAAACCATTTGACCCGGATGTTTTATGATTATGTGTTCTCATTCCGGGATCAGTTTCTTACCGATTGGTTCACTTTTGAAATGAATGTTACCAATGTTTTAATCGGGTTAAACTGCAGAGAATTTGATAAGGATCCGGAAGAAGAGCTGATTGGTGACAATTTCGTTACTGAGGCAGTCAATAAGAGCAGTGCAAAAGATTTTGGTCTTGCACCGATTTTGGATTATGTAGGTCAGGTAATCGGTATAGCCGAGAAGGACAATCTATTGGCCCGCGAAAAAAGCCTGGACCAGTTCAGATGGGACCAATTGGACGAATTCACCCGGTTTCATTACTTTTCGCTGGAAGTTATTTTGGCCTATACCATCAAACTTCAGATGGTTTACCGGTGGATGGAACTTGATGAACAAACCGGAAGAGAATTGTTTAAACAGTTAATTGAGGAATTAAAAGAGAGTTTTGAATTTTCAAAAGAATTCATGATCAATGAGTAA
- a CDS encoding peptidylprolyl isomerase has protein sequence MESKLQELTNKLYNEGVEKANEEANKIVEDAKKEADKIKNEAQKEADEIISNARKESEDLKKNAKSEIELAAKQTLREVQKQITGMITMGVIKEPVKESMNDTEFIKELIETLIKNWSSPSGEQANLAVTIPENKKKELQDYLEKQAAQQLNAGIQVEISDRMRGGFSIGPADGSYKISFSEEDFENFFKSYLRPRTVEMLFSEKGKEEK, from the coding sequence ATGGAAAGCAAACTTCAGGAACTTACCAATAAGTTGTATAATGAGGGGGTAGAAAAAGCCAACGAAGAAGCCAATAAGATCGTTGAGGATGCAAAGAAGGAGGCTGATAAGATTAAGAATGAGGCTCAAAAGGAAGCCGATGAGATCATCAGCAATGCCAGGAAAGAATCCGAAGATCTAAAGAAAAATGCCAAATCGGAAATTGAACTGGCAGCCAAGCAAACCCTTCGCGAAGTGCAAAAACAGATCACCGGGATGATCACCATGGGGGTGATCAAAGAACCGGTGAAAGAATCAATGAATGATACCGAGTTTATCAAGGAACTCATCGAAACACTCATTAAAAACTGGAGTTCCCCATCGGGTGAACAGGCCAATCTTGCCGTAACCATTCCAGAAAATAAAAAGAAAGAACTCCAGGATTACCTGGAAAAACAGGCCGCCCAACAGCTTAATGCGGGAATTCAGGTAGAGATCTCCGATCGTATGAGGGGTGGATTTTCAATCGGACCTGCCGACGGATCTTATAAGATTAGTTTTTCCGAAGAGGACTTTGAAAATTTCTTCAAGAGCTATCTGAGACCGCGCACCGTAGAAATGCTTTTTTCTGAAAAAGGTAAAGAGGAAAAATAG